From Pyrenophora tritici-repentis strain M4 chromosome 1, whole genome shotgun sequence, the proteins below share one genomic window:
- a CDS encoding zf-RING-2 multi-domain protein, protein MLGSRDLADYAAMQPFLDAENNARERRQVTNPMLPLPTTHFSTELLRSAANAPAIVAASTPSTAATFISNHTVHVTPMSPNDECAICLESYTEELCLRIIGITGCNHHIGAKCLRQLLCSSPHAEKRCPLCRAFWIPRARVFPSVLRSTNIHDLNEPSGAGTPSSIRAYGQRAGHLPAINDQRPRPLPRLEALHTNLNRPQVPQAPIVIDSDSESEEEYATQVRSFQEFTRDVADIRERAQLTDRAHVARQRRHRYRSVSGHRDIGGTSNEMSNRLGRSNTLGGGDIRNRNGAFNRILNTGRHFNLFRLPPDDAPSYTNPAEGFPAANSPTLPTLPDQVFDRLGMAPVLARTPENTFTAPPAPSSPVFHAMTSPLAIPSSPTYHGFSSGPAATHVPNRDNVMSNANNAVPQRPTLQASSLQHTDELTRREQALIQREEDLNYRGQALDALQTAQNVRHHHLDRREAAVLERERNTEALLLDLQRRRTELAELLGRQREEVNRVLGS, encoded by the coding sequence ATGTTAGGCTCACGCGATCTAGCTGACTATGCGGCTATGCAACCCTTCCTCGACGCAGAGAATAACGCGAGAGAGCGCAGACAAGTCACCAACCCAATGCTCCCGTTGCCTACCACCCACTTCTCGACTGAGTTGCTGCGCTCTGCAGCGAACGCACCAGCTATAGTTGCAGCAAGCACTCCGAGTACCGCAGCTACGTTCATCAGCAATCACACTGTACATGTGACCCCCATGTCACCGAACGATGAGTGCGCCATATGCTTGGAGAGCTATACTGAGGAGCTCTGTCTACGCATCATAGGTATCACAGGCTGCAACCACCATATTGGCGCTAAATGCCTGAGGCAGCTATTGTGCAGTTCACCACATGCCGAGAAGCGGTGTCCCCTTTGCCGGGCATTCTGGATACCCAGGGCGAGGGTATTTCCTAGTGTACTTCGTTCAACAAACATACATGACTTGAACGAACCATCTGGTGCAGGTACCCCATCCTCCATACGAGCCTATGGCCAGAGAGCAGGCCACTTACCAGCCATTAATGATCAGCGTCCTCGCCCCCTTCCTCGTCTCGAAGCCCTCCATACCAACCTGAATCGCCCCCAAGTCCCACAGGCTCCCATCGTCATCGACTCGGACTCGGAATCTGAAGAAGAGTACGCGACACAGGTACGCAGCTTCCAGGAGTTTACGCGCGATGTGGCAGATATACGGGAGCGAGCACAGCTCACGGATCGAGCGCACGTTGCACGTCAGCGCCGACATCGCTATCGCAGTGTCTCGGGTCACCGAGACATAGGTGGTACTAGCAACGAGATGAGTAATAGACTCGGCAGGTCCAACACGTTAGGAGGTGGAGACATTAGAAATAGAAACGGCGCATTTAACCGTATCCTGAATACTGGCCGTCACTTCAACCTCTTCCGGCTACCTCCTGACGACGCACCTTCGTATACAAACCCGGCAGAAGGTTTTCCAGCAGCGAATTCTCCAACACTACCCACCTTGCCAGATCAAGTCTTCGATCGCTTGGGCATGGCACCCGTACTAGCCCGCACACCGGAGAACACATTCACTGCCCCGCCTGCACCATCCTCCCCTGTCTTCCACGCCATGACTTCACCTTTGGCCATCCCTTCATCGCCCACATACCATGGATTCTCCTCCGGCCCTGCAGCTACCCACGTACCCAACCGGGACAACGTCATGTCGAATGCAAACAATGCAGTACCCCAGCGCCCTACACTACAAGCGAGCTCTTTGCAGCATACCGACGAGCTCACCCGTCGAGAACAGGCGCTCATCCAGCGTGAAGAGGACCTCAACTACCGCGGGCAAGCTCTAGATGCATTACAGACCGCGCAGAACGTCCGACACCATCACTTAGATAGGCGGGAGGCAGCGGTCTTGGAGCGTGAGAGGAATACGGAGGCTCTGCTGTTGGATCTACAGAGGCGTAGGACCGAGTTGGCGGAGTTGTTGGGGAGACAGAGGGAGGAGGTTAATAGGGTTTTGGGTAGTTGA
- a CDS encoding PAT1 multi-domain protein: MIFGGLEIVAGGYLLHRHYRKKNEKERVDQDTQHKRNKTFPGATCTKQQQNWPQQANHHAQHQQPPAIPPQKYACYAPVVPQQPRPQFCQSQAEPQANTQFQHRPHAPPHTQSFNIPRRPVPQRKPQIIIQPSLQRSDSFATLSRMPIANGTRPQNAQEQESRALSPAIPRNGPYGNAGFSVSTPAFGATPTSPGLTYEMAGDQAYSAGHTANHDWETYRYEHGHQGAAYTPTVSTELGEYDAPPPPYRP; the protein is encoded by the coding sequence ATGATCTTTGGTGGCCTCGAGATAGTTGCCGGTGGATATCTCCTCCACCGACACTACCGAAAAAAGAATGAGAAAGAGAGGGTCGATCAAGACACGCAGCATAAGCGGAACAAGACGTTCCCGGGTGCAACTTGCACCAAACAACAGCAGAACTGGCCTCAGCAAGCCAATCACCATgcccaacaccaacaaccgcCCGCGATACCGCCGCAAAAGTACGCGTGTTATGCCCCCGTAGTGCCGCAGCAGCCTCGCCCGCAATTCTGTCAATCCCAGGCAGAGCCTCAAGCGAACACGCAGTTCCAACACCGGCCGCACGCCCCTCCCCACACCCAGAGCTTCAACATCCCGAGACGGCCGGTCCCGCAGCGTAAAccccagatcatcattcAGCCTAGCCTACAACGCAGCGACTCTTTCGCAACCTTATCGCGCATGCCCATTGCAAACGGGACACGTCCACAGAATGCACAGGAGCAAGAAAGTCGAGCCTTGTCGCCTGCTATACCGCGCAATGGTCCGTATGGCAATGCGGGCTTCTCCGTGTCAACACCAGCTTTTGGCGCTACGCCTACATCGCCGGGCCTCACATACGAGATGGCTGGCGATCAGGCGTATAGTGCTGGACATACTGCCAATCATGATTGGGAGACATACAGATATGAGCATGGCCACCAAGGGGCAGCTTATACGCCTACCGTATCTACAGAGTTGGGGGAGTATGATGCGCCACCTCCTCCTTACAGACCCTGA
- a CDS encoding FucP, Fucose permease has protein sequence MESKSKHEASLGELELQPTREPAIENPTTRLNPPIEETSLTKRNLFKVLAASISFFFAGNNDGSLGALTPYILRTYNVGTEYVALIYGATFLGWLFAAAKNSHLIRYLNLGAILTLGAFIQLLAHTLRCWTPPCALYVITFFFQATGMAYNESHANTFVASIDGAHRLLGFIHAMYALGCLISPFVATAIAARVGGEWMLFYLYLVGIGVVNVGVVGVAFRDCLGMHAKPQQSAAPGDPYGEGSRSRIANRDIIDTLKSPSVYLLSLFYFFMLGTGITAGGWVVEYLIEARNGRLPDIGYVPAGLWGGVFLGRVVLAEPTHRFGERRMTMVYCVLILALQLVFWLVPSLVGGAVSISIIGFFYGSMFATGMSIGSKLFLKEIQTTALGFVFVLAQAGGSFFPAVTGIIVSEAGVRVMQPVLVGLIVSMGISWALVPKVKKRNE, from the exons ATGGAGTCGAAGAGCAAACATGAAGCATCTCTTGGAGAGCTCGAGTTACAACCAACACGAGAACCAGCAATTGAAAACCCAACTACAAGGCTCAACCCTCCCATTGAAGAGACAAGTCTAACAAAAAGAAACCTATTCAAAGTCCTCGCAGCAAGCATCTCATTCTTCTTCGCCGGAAATAATGATGGAAGTCTAGGAGCACTAACACCCTACATCTTACGAACCTACAACGTAGGCACCGAATACGTAGCGTTGAT CTATGGCGCCACGTTCCTCGGCTGGCTCTTCGCCGCCGCAAAAAACAGCCACCTAATCCGGTACCTAAACCTCGGTGCCATCCTCACCCTGGGCGCCTTCATCCAACTCCTCGCCCACACCCTCCGCTGCTGGACCCCACCCTGCGCCCTCTACGTCATCACCTTCTTCTTCCAAGCAACAGGCATGGCGTACAATGAATCCCACGCCAACACTTTTGTCGCCTCCATCGACGGCGCACACCGACTGTTGGGTTTCATCCACGCCATGTATGCACTAGGTTGTCTAATTAGCCCGTTTGTAGCGACTGCTATTGCAGCGAGAGTGGGCGGGGAGTGGATGTTGTTTTATTTGTATCTTGTAGGCATTGGAGTGGTGAATGTGGGGGTTGTGGGTGTAGCGTTTAGGGATTGTTTGGGTATGCATGCAAAACCACAGCAGTCTGCTGCTCCTGGAGACCCTTATGGTGAGGGTAGTCGCAGCAGGATTGCTAATCGTGATATCATCGATACGCTCAAGTCGCCGTCGGTCTATTTGCTTTCGCTCTTTTACTTCTTCATGTTGGGCACGGGGATCACGGCTGGTGGGTGGGTGGTTGAGTATTTGATCGAGGCTCGGAACGGCCGTCTACCTGATATCGGGTATGTTCCTGCGGGGCTGTGGGGTGGAGTGTTTCTTGGACGAGTGGTTTTGGCGGAACCTACGCATCGCTTTGGGGAAAGAAGGATGACGATGGTGTACTGCGTTTTGATACTTGCATTACAACTGGTCTTTTGGCTGGTCCCGAGTTTGGTCGGTGGCGCCGTGTCCATCTCGATAATAGGTTTCTTCTATGGATCTATGTTCGCTACG GGAATGAGTATTGGATCGAAATTGTTCCTAAAGGAGATCCAAACTACGGCACTTGGATTTGTCTTTGTACTAGCGCAAGCCGGGGGCTCGTTCTTTCCGGCTGTCACGGGTATCATTGTTAGTGAAGCAGGAGTCAGGGTCATGCAGCCTGTGCTCGTAGGCTTGATAGTCTCAATGGGAATCTCGTGGGCGCTGGTACCAAAGGTGAAAAAGCGGAATGAGTGA